Part of the Gramella sp. Hel_I_59 genome, GGCTACAAATATTCATCTCAAAAGATCGGGGATATTAAACTGGCGAGAGCTACAGAAAACATTGACCTTATCATTGGAGGACATACCCATACGTTTCTTGATAAACCGACTGTGGAAACCAATAAGGCAGGAAACCCAGTCCTAGTGAACCAGGTTGGCTGTTATGGCGTGTATCTGGGCAGAGTTGATTTCTTCTTTCAAAATGGAAAAAAATCTTCCGCAGACGGTGTAAAGCTTGCGGTATAATTATTTTATTGGAAAGTCGAAATATTGATAAGGAAAGGGTTCGGCATTTAGAGTATAATGCCACCATTCTTCAGAATAACTTCGGAAACCATTTTTAAGCATCACTGTTCTTAAAAGCTCCCTGTTTTCTTTTTGTTCTGAAGTGACCGAAGTTGAACGATGATGAGATATTTCTCCGAAAAAATCGTAGGCACCACCCATATCCAATTCCTTACAGGTGTTCGCGTTTACCAAAGTAAGATCTACAGTGCCACCCCTGGAATGTCCAGATTTTGAGGCGATATACCCAAGTTCGAACAGCCTGCTTTTTTTAACATCAGGATAAAATTCATTTTTTGCCAGGGTATCCCCGGGTTTTCGAGCCCATACTACAAACTCATTAACGGCAGTCTGAGGTCGGTAAGCATCGAAAACCTTTAGCATCAAATCCTTCTGAATAAGTTCTTGCTGTACATTTTTTAAGGCTTCCGCAGCTTTTGTCGTCAGAATGATCCGCGCTGACTCATATCCGGGAACTGGTCTTCCTGTAAAATTATGCTCACCTGCATAACGTACTTCTTCGATCGCAAATGGTAGCACGTCTTTCAGGTATACAAAATCTTCAGGGATGGACTGTGCCCTGCAAAAGAAACCAGTTTGCATAAAAATCAGAAGAAAGAAAAACTTTTTCACAGCATTCTATTTATCTAGCATAGCCAGAAATCCATCTTCACTCAACATTTGAGTACCCAGTTTTTCTGCCTTGGCAAGCTTACTCGGCCCCATGTTTTCACCAGCCACCAAATAGTTAGTTTTGGACGATATCGAACTGGAAACTTTTCCGCCGTTATCTTCAATGAGCTTTTTTAGATCATTTCTGGAAACCTTGTTAAAAACTCCGGAAATTACAAACGTGTTCCCTTCCAGGATACTGGTTTGATTCGCCAGTTTCTCTGCGGAAATTTCCATTTGTATTCCATATTCCCGAAGTCGCTCCACATTCTTCCTGTTTTCAGCATTACTGAAGAAATCACCAACGCTCCAGGCAATACGTTCACCAATTTCATCAATATTCTCCAACTCTTCTTTGCTGGCAGCCATCAAAGCTTCAACCGATTTAAAGTGTTTGGCGAGTTTCTTAGCTACCGTTTCTCCTACATATCTAATCCCTAGTCCGAATAAAACTCTTTCAAATGGGATCTCTCTGGATCTTTCTATACCGGTAATAAGATTCTCTGCCGACTTTTCCGCCATTCTTTCTAGCGGAAGAATATCCTCTTTCTTGAGCGTATAAAGATCTGCATAATTATGAATGAGCCTAGCGGTAACTAGCAAAGCAACAGTTTCTCCTCCAAGACCTTCTATATCCATCGCCTTTCGGGATATATAATGCTGAATTCTACCTATGATTTGCGGAGGACATCCATTGGTATTTGGACAATAATGCTGCGCTTCCCCTTCATTCCGTATAAGTTCTGTATCACACTCAGGACAGCGAGAAGCATATGCTGTAGGACTGGAATCAGGGTCGCGCTGCGCAAAATCTACACCTACGATCTTCGGAATAATTTCTCCGCCTTTTTCAACGTATACGGTATCTCCTTCCCGGATGTCAAGCTTTTCAATTTGATCTGCGTTATGCAAGGATGCACGACGTACTACCGTCCCGGCGAGTTGCACAGGCTGCAGGTTTGCGACAGGTGTGATCGCGCCAGTTCTTCCAACCTGGTAAGTGATTTTATCCAGTGTGGTAGATTCCTGTTCTGCCTTGAATTTGTAGGCAATTGCCCAACGCGGAGATTTAGCCGTGTGGCCAAGCTCATCCTGTTGATGGAGATCATTTACTTTAATCACCACGCCATCTGTTTCATATGGAAGATCATGACGGTGCTTATCCCAATAATTAATATATTCAAAAACCTCCTCAATAGATGATTTCAATTCTGATTCTGCCGGAGCTTTAAAACCCCATTTCCTGGCCATTTCCAGACCTTCGTATTGTGATTTGATATTCAGATTATTTCCAACGATGCTGTAAAGCAAACATTCCAGCGGGCGACGAGCCACCTCGGCACTATCCTGTAGTTTCAAACTTCCGGAAGCTGTATTTCTTGGATTTGCGTAGGGTTCTTCCCCGGCTTCCACTCTCTCAGCATTCATTTTCGCAAAACCTTCATAAGGCAAAACGATCTCTCCCCGAATATCGAAACGTTCCGGGAAATCACCCTTCAGTTTTAATGGAACCGAGCGAATCGTCCGAACATTACTGGTAACCTCATCACCCTGAAATCCATCACCACGTGTTAACGCACGGGATAATTTACCGTTTTCATAAGTAAGGCTTATAGAAGCACCATCATATTTTAATTCGCAGACATAAGATATATCGCCATCCACGCTTTTACGAATACGTTTCTCCCAATCTTCCAGTTCTTCTTTTGAATAGGAATTTGAAAGCGAATACATACGTTGATCATGAACGATGGTTTCAAAGTTTTTGGTAACCGTACCACCCACGCGTTGAGTAGGTGAATTTTCATCGAATAGATCTGGATTTTGATCTTCCAGCTGCTGCAATTCCTTCAGCTTCATGTCAAAATCATAGTCACTTATTTGAGGCTTGTCCAGCACATAATAATTGTAATTATGCTGTTGTAATTCTTCTCTTAAAGCCTTTATCTTTTTTTCCGCGTCCATATTCTCTTTTTCTTATTCGGAAATTGTTACTGTATCATTCTCGAACTTCAGCTGAAATTTATCATTTTCATGCTCGAAGTCCAGTTTAAAATCTGAAGGATCTGCGTTATCATTGGTAGGAAACCACTCCTTATTATGCTTGTTTACGACAATAAATAAGCCTGAATCTTCTCCAATTGCGCAAAAATGCTCGTAATCTCCGTCATATTTATGCAGATCACTTTCAACATTCAATTGCTTAAAAACTTTCTTGATATTAGATGTCGCCATACCTATCTCTGCAATTCCTACGATATTTTCAGCAGTAAAAACTCCAAGCTCAGGTTTGCTAAAATTTCTGCGAGAGATAAACTCTACAATGTTTCGATCTTTATCATAAAAATAAACCGACTTCGCATTCCAGTTACTGAAATCGATGATCTGCTCATCATTATACTTTAGAACCGGAACTACTGTTTTCAACCAGTTAAGCGCCTCCTGTTCCTGCTCATCTGGTATATGAAAAGCGAAGTGCGTTGGCACACTATTTTCCCTAAATTCGAATCTTAGAATTGAAAATCCGCATTGTACTTCAAAACTATCTTCTTCATAATTGATAATCTCCATTCCAAGATCATCTTTGTAAAATGAGTATTGACGTGCGACATCTGAAGTGTATAGACAAAGTTTATGGATCTTCATATCAGGTTTGGTTTTTATTCATCCATTTAGGAACTGGCCTGGCTTTATAATTATGCATCAGCTTCAGTAATTCTTCCATATTATCAGCCACCAGTAAGATCTCAAGATTCTCCTCTTTCAGCAGACCCTTGGCGGTCATTTTTTTAAGCATACTAAGAAGGTCGTCATAGAATCCATTAATATTCAGCAAACCAATAGGCTTACGATGCAAACCAAGCTGAGCCCAGGTAACGATCTCGAATAACTCCTCCAGCGTACCAAAACCTCCGGGCAAGGTGATAAAAGCATCGCTAAGTTCGTTCATGGTCAATTTACGCTCGTGCATATCCTTAGTAGTAATTAACCTGTCCAAACCTGTATGCACTACCTCCTTGGTCTTTAAAAATTCCGGAATAACTCCGGTTGCGAATCCTCCGTTTTCCATGACTCCTTCGGCAACCTGACCCATTAAACCCAATTTACTGCCACCATAGATAAGCCGAATATCTCTCCTTGCGAGCTCTTCGCCTACTACGCGGGCTGTTTTAAATATTTCTGGATCTACTCCGTCGCTACTCGCGCAGAAGACCGCTACATTTTCAATAATGTTATAATTCTCCTCCATTAGTTCTAATTGCTTTTAGCATTCGGTCGTTCCCAAAAATATCCTTTTTTAATTCTGCTTCAAAACCAAATCCCTGTACTAACTGCAAAGTTTCTTCACCCAGATACTGGTTGATCTCGAAATATAAACTCCCGCCAATTTTGAGGTTTTTTGCAGCCAGTTCGCTTATTTTCCTGTAAAAAATGAGTGCATCTTCATTGTTCACATATAATGCAAGTGCAGGCTCGTGATCAAGCACATTGGAATGCATCTCCTTCTTTTCCAGATTACGCACATAGGGCGGGTTGGAAACGATGAGATCATATTCCTGCTCCAGATCTTCAGTTTCCAGAATATCCTTCAATTGAAAATTTACGTCTACGTCATTGATCTTAGCATTAAAAACAGCAATTTTTAATGCTTCTTCTGAAACGTCCCAGGAATGTACTTCCGCAGTATTTAAATTTTTCGCCAGGCTTACCGGGATACAACCACTACCCGATCCAATATCCAGGATCCTGATGGATTTCTCTTCCGAAGCAAGGTCCTCAAGAATCCATAATACCAGCTCTTCAGTTTCCGGTCTGGGTATAAGTACATCCTTGCTTACTTTGAACCTGAGTCCGTAGAATTCTGTCTCTTCCAGAATATGTTGAATAGGCTCATATTTCTTTAGCCTCAGTAATGTCTCCTTAAATTGCTCCCTTTGCGCTTCTGAAAGCTCATATTTAGGTTCGAGCGCCAGGTTAATTCTTGTTTTTCCCAGATAATGCTGCGTCAATAAAAAATAGAAGGATTGCACTTCAGTTTCAGGATAAAAATCTGAAAGTTCTTCAAAAAATACTTTTTTAAAATCTGATAATTGCATCAATTTTCCGGCTTTACAGATCTCTAAGCATATAAACTGTACAGTTGTAATGACCGGTATCACCTACGGGCTTTTCCACAGTTTCAAATCCGCTCTTATGATAAAGTTTACGAGCATTTTCCATGTAGGGAAGTGTTTCTATATAACATTTCTCAAAAGAATGCTGCCTGCCAAAATCCATACAGGTATTGATCATTTTCGTCCCAATTCCTCTACCCCGTGCTTCAGGCAGGAAATACATTTTCTGAAGTTCACAAATGGGTTCTTCAGTTCCTCTTAAAGCAGCAATGCCAGCTCCACCAATAACCTTATTGTTCTCTTCGACTATAAAATATGCCTTTCTATCACCGTCATATTCCGCAGTCATATCGTCCAGAGCTTTGTCCTCATACGCAGTTCCAACCTTAGGAACTCCCATTTCCACCAACACACTTTGGATTAAATGCTTAACCTGCTGATTATCTTCGGCTTTAATTTCCCGAATTTTCCATGTATCCATTCTGCCTAATTAATTCTATTTTTGTGCTGTGAATATACACGAAAAATACATTAAACGCTGTATACAACTAGCCGAAAACGGGCTTGGAAGCACCTATCCCAATCCGCTGGTAGGCAGCGTGATCGTTCATAAAGACAGGATTATTGGCGAAGGATGGCACCAGAAAGCGGGAGAAGCTCATGCCGAGGTAAATGCTATTAATTCGGTGCAGGATCAGGAGCTCTTAAAAGATTCCACTATTTATGTAAGTCTGGAACCCTGCAGTCATTTTGGAAAAACTCCACCCTGCAGTGACCTTATAATCGATCGGGGAATCCCAAAGGTTGTGATTGGTACGATGGACCCATTTGCAAAAGTTGCTGGCCGCGGAATTAAGAAATTACTGGAGGCTGGAAAAGAAGTTCAGGTTGGGATTCTTGAAGAGGAATGTAATGCGCTCAACAAACGGTTTTTTACTTTCCACAAAAAACAAAGACCTTACATTATTCTGAAATGGGCCCAGACCCGGGACCTGTTTCTCGCTCCTAAAACTAAAGACACCAATCGACCGGTATGGATTTCGAACAGGTATAGCAAACAGCTGGTGCATAAATGGCGTAGTGAAGAAAGCGGGATCCTGGTAGGTACGGGAACTGCAAAGGCAGATGATCCTCGCTTAGATGTTAGAAACTGGTCGGGAACTCCGCCTGTTCGACTGGTTATTGACAGGGAATTGAAACTTCCCAAAGATCTGGCACTTTTCGATCTCACAATTAGAACGATCGTTCTAAATGAAAAACTGAGTGTAAAAGAACAAGAAAACCTTGTTTATCAGAAGATTGAATTTTCAGAAAATATCGCCGAGGAAATTTGCACAATCTGCTATGAACAGGAGATCCAATCGCTTCTCGTGGAAGGTGGAGCCAATATTTTAAAGCAATTTATAACTTCAAACCTTTGGGATGAAGCGCGTGTTTTTACAGGTGACAACTACTTTGGTGATGGTGTTAAAGCTCCGAAACTAGATTTAAAACCAGCTTCTACACATCAAATTGAAGCAGATCTTTTAGAAATCTTCAGAAATAACGACAATGATTAAGACCATAATATTTGATTTCGGGGATGTGTTTATCAATCTCGATAAAGCTGCAACTCAGCAAAACCTGAAG contains:
- a CDS encoding M15 family metallopeptidase, encoding MKKFFFLLIFMQTGFFCRAQSIPEDFVYLKDVLPFAIEEVRYAGEHNFTGRPVPGYESARIILTTKAAEALKNVQQELIQKDLMLKVFDAYRPQTAVNEFVVWARKPGDTLAKNEFYPDVKKSRLFELGYIASKSGHSRGGTVDLTLVNANTCKELDMGGAYDFFGEISHHRSTSVTSEQKENRELLRTVMLKNGFRSYSEEWWHYTLNAEPFPYQYFDFPIK
- the ligA gene encoding NAD-dependent DNA ligase LigA — translated: MDAEKKIKALREELQQHNYNYYVLDKPQISDYDFDMKLKELQQLEDQNPDLFDENSPTQRVGGTVTKNFETIVHDQRMYSLSNSYSKEELEDWEKRIRKSVDGDISYVCELKYDGASISLTYENGKLSRALTRGDGFQGDEVTSNVRTIRSVPLKLKGDFPERFDIRGEIVLPYEGFAKMNAERVEAGEEPYANPRNTASGSLKLQDSAEVARRPLECLLYSIVGNNLNIKSQYEGLEMARKWGFKAPAESELKSSIEEVFEYINYWDKHRHDLPYETDGVVIKVNDLHQQDELGHTAKSPRWAIAYKFKAEQESTTLDKITYQVGRTGAITPVANLQPVQLAGTVVRRASLHNADQIEKLDIREGDTVYVEKGGEIIPKIVGVDFAQRDPDSSPTAYASRCPECDTELIRNEGEAQHYCPNTNGCPPQIIGRIQHYISRKAMDIEGLGGETVALLVTARLIHNYADLYTLKKEDILPLERMAEKSAENLITGIERSREIPFERVLFGLGIRYVGETVAKKLAKHFKSVEALMAASKEELENIDEIGERIAWSVGDFFSNAENRKNVERLREYGIQMEISAEKLANQTSILEGNTFVISGVFNKVSRNDLKKLIEDNGGKVSSSISSKTNYLVAGENMGPSKLAKAEKLGTQMLSEDGFLAMLDK
- a CDS encoding VOC family protein codes for the protein MKIHKLCLYTSDVARQYSFYKDDLGMEIINYEEDSFEVQCGFSILRFEFRENSVPTHFAFHIPDEQEQEALNWLKTVVPVLKYNDEQIIDFSNWNAKSVYFYDKDRNIVEFISRRNFSKPELGVFTAENIVGIAEIGMATSNIKKVFKQLNVESDLHKYDGDYEHFCAIGEDSGLFIVVNKHNKEWFPTNDNADPSDFKLDFEHENDKFQLKFENDTVTISE
- a CDS encoding TIGR00730 family Rossman fold protein, with the protein product MEENYNIIENVAVFCASSDGVDPEIFKTARVVGEELARRDIRLIYGGSKLGLMGQVAEGVMENGGFATGVIPEFLKTKEVVHTGLDRLITTKDMHERKLTMNELSDAFITLPGGFGTLEELFEIVTWAQLGLHRKPIGLLNINGFYDDLLSMLKKMTAKGLLKEENLEILLVADNMEELLKLMHNYKARPVPKWMNKNQT
- the prmC gene encoding peptide chain release factor N(5)-glutamine methyltransferase, producing the protein MQLSDFKKVFFEELSDFYPETEVQSFYFLLTQHYLGKTRINLALEPKYELSEAQREQFKETLLRLKKYEPIQHILEETEFYGLRFKVSKDVLIPRPETEELVLWILEDLASEEKSIRILDIGSGSGCIPVSLAKNLNTAEVHSWDVSEEALKIAVFNAKINDVDVNFQLKDILETEDLEQEYDLIVSNPPYVRNLEKKEMHSNVLDHEPALALYVNNEDALIFYRKISELAAKNLKIGGSLYFEINQYLGEETLQLVQGFGFEAELKKDIFGNDRMLKAIRTNGGEL
- a CDS encoding GNAT family N-acetyltransferase, with product MDTWKIREIKAEDNQQVKHLIQSVLVEMGVPKVGTAYEDKALDDMTAEYDGDRKAYFIVEENNKVIGGAGIAALRGTEEPICELQKMYFLPEARGRGIGTKMINTCMDFGRQHSFEKCYIETLPYMENARKLYHKSGFETVEKPVGDTGHYNCTVYMLRDL
- the ribD gene encoding bifunctional diaminohydroxyphosphoribosylaminopyrimidine deaminase/5-amino-6-(5-phosphoribosylamino)uracil reductase RibD, giving the protein MNIHEKYIKRCIQLAENGLGSTYPNPLVGSVIVHKDRIIGEGWHQKAGEAHAEVNAINSVQDQELLKDSTIYVSLEPCSHFGKTPPCSDLIIDRGIPKVVIGTMDPFAKVAGRGIKKLLEAGKEVQVGILEEECNALNKRFFTFHKKQRPYIILKWAQTRDLFLAPKTKDTNRPVWISNRYSKQLVHKWRSEESGILVGTGTAKADDPRLDVRNWSGTPPVRLVIDRELKLPKDLALFDLTIRTIVLNEKLSVKEQENLVYQKIEFSENIAEEICTICYEQEIQSLLVEGGANILKQFITSNLWDEARVFTGDNYFGDGVKAPKLDLKPASTHQIEADLLEIFRNNDND